The Bacteroidales bacterium region GTCGGTATTAACTTGTGTGTTGAAATATAGTGCCCCCCTGAAAATATATGAGCTATTGTTTGTTGCTATGAATTGTAATGGAGTGGCTACATTGCCATTTAATATATAAAGTTCTGCACAAATTCTTTTTGTGGTGTCGTTGTAGTTGAGTGTTGTTATTCCTGAAGAGTGCTTTGAGTGAACATATACCAATTCTCTGCTCTTTGCTATCTCTTTTTCTATATCATTACTCTCAATATACGAACAATATATTGTTGCATTATATTTGGGGTATTTTATATTAATCCACCCTTTGTTTTGTTTGTTGTCTTCGGCAATAGCTCCATCAGAAATATCAAATTGTAGCGGAAATGTGTTTACGTTATGCGGAGCGTAAGCTGTTGTTATATTCTCAATGTGTTGGTATGCAATAGGTTTGGGTGCGGTTTTTTTGTCGCACCCAAATATTACAAACATTAATGATGTTATTACTATAACTCCTATGCTTTTCATAATCTTATTAGCTACAATATGACCAATTGGAGTAATAGCTAATAGCTGATTGCTGACAACTAGAATGGAAGTTCATCGCTCTCCTCAGCCGCAGGTGTCTCTACTGCTGTTTGCTCTTGAGACGCTTGAGTATTATTTGTGTCTCTACGGCTTAAGATTTCCATATTGTCGGCATATATCTCAGTGGTGTATCTTACAACGTTATTGCTATCTGTCCATGAACGAGTGCGAAGTTTTCCTTCAATATATAGTTGTGTGCCTTTCTTTACATATTTTTCAGCCACCTCTGCCAATCCTCGCCAAAGCACTATATTGTGCCACTCGGTGCGTTCGGGAATTTGAACTCCTGAGCGAGAGGTATAACCTCTTTCGCTTGTTGCCAACGGGAAATTTGCTACTGCTACATTACTCTCTACATACCTAACTTCGGGATCTTTGCCTACGTTGCCCACAAGAATTACTTTATTAACAGCCATATCTTATATATCTTTTATTGGTTTATTATCTGCTAAAGTATAAAAAAGAGAGAGAAAAATAAAATAGTTTGTCTAAAAAATTGTATTTATTTATAAATATTTTCTATTTTTGCAATATGGAGTAATATGCGCATTTAATTTGTGTTAAAAACAACAATATAGTAACAACTAAATTTATTATTTTATGAGAAAAATTACTTTATTTTTTGCATTGTTAGCAATTTCAACCTCTTATGTTTTGGCACAGCCATCGCATGAGAAGTATGTTGACTATGCTGCTGAGGGTGTGGA contains the following coding sequences:
- the ssb gene encoding single-stranded DNA-binding protein, which codes for MAVNKVILVGNVGKDPEVRYVESNVAVANFPLATSERGYTSRSGVQIPERTEWHNIVLWRGLAEVAEKYVKKGTQLYIEGKLRTRSWTDSNNVVRYTTEIYADNMEILSRRDTNNTQASQEQTAVETPAAEESDELPF